One region of Synechococcus elongatus PCC 11801 genomic DNA includes:
- a CDS encoding LCP family protein: MARRFWKRSLQLTAVGLLAGCVWFGLQPLPLRKVNNGDRLPTASSQPLLGLTGLQRPFSLLILGVDQVPDPEASPEAMFRGRSDTMLFVYLDPQRGRSLVVSLPRDTRTELPGYGIDKINAANVYGGPVLAAETTQSLLGKVTVDRYIRVEQRAIARFIDGIGGLTVTVPERMQYRDVTQNLTIDLEAGQQHLSGDRAVQFLRFRQDGLGDVGRIQRQQALLKALQQQVLNPLGILRLPLGLALSQPYIDSDLSGAEVLAIAAFLASNKPVEVSTLPGQPSGSSYAISYWLPDYNAIDDWVAQEITPSPLSSSGWDWFKTEVGRFLPLPPAGAEAN, translated from the coding sequence ATGGCGCGTCGCTTTTGGAAACGCAGCCTGCAGCTCACTGCGGTGGGACTTCTGGCCGGTTGTGTTTGGTTTGGACTCCAGCCATTGCCCCTGCGCAAAGTCAACAACGGCGATCGCCTACCAACCGCTTCGAGTCAACCACTCCTCGGTCTAACGGGTTTACAGCGCCCCTTCAGTCTCTTGATCTTGGGGGTGGACCAAGTACCGGATCCGGAAGCTTCGCCCGAGGCGATGTTTCGAGGCCGCAGCGACACGATGCTGTTTGTCTACCTCGATCCACAACGGGGGCGATCGCTGGTGGTATCGCTCCCGCGGGATACCCGCACTGAACTACCGGGTTACGGCATCGACAAAATCAACGCGGCCAATGTCTATGGTGGGCCTGTTTTAGCAGCAGAAACCACCCAGAGCCTCCTCGGTAAAGTCACCGTTGATCGCTATATCCGGGTTGAACAAAGAGCGATCGCCCGATTCATCGATGGCATTGGTGGCCTGACCGTTACGGTGCCAGAGCGGATGCAGTATCGGGATGTGACCCAAAACCTGACGATTGATCTCGAAGCGGGGCAACAGCATCTCAGTGGCGATCGCGCTGTGCAGTTTCTCCGCTTTCGGCAGGATGGGCTGGGCGATGTCGGTCGTATTCAACGGCAGCAAGCCCTCCTGAAAGCGCTGCAGCAGCAAGTGCTCAACCCCCTTGGAATCCTGCGGTTGCCCCTCGGCCTTGCCCTGAGCCAGCCCTACATCGACAGCGATTTAAGCGGCGCAGAGGTGTTGGCGATCGCAGCTTTTCTTGCCAGCAATAAACCCGTCGAAGTCTCGACCTTGCCGGGGCAGCCCAGCGGCAGTAGCTACGCGATTAGCTATTGGCTGCCGGACTACAACGCGATCGATGACTGGGTGGCCCAAGAGATTACACCGTCCCCCCTCTCGAGCAGTGGTTGGGATTGGTTCAAAACGGAGGTTGGCCGTTTTCTGCCCTTACCGCCCGCCGGTGCGGAAGCCAATTGA
- the rsmD gene encoding 16S rRNA (guanine(966)-N(2))-methyltransferase RsmD: MSIRLSGGRSLQTPAGLTTRPTPARVRNAVFNIWQLHVPNCRWLDLCTGSGAMGGEALLRGASAVWGIEQSPKACRAIAHNWQKLQADDQEVRLLKGEVCRILATLMAAPFDLIYFDPPYDSDLYEPVLALLAERSLLKTQGEIAVEHRPDRAIALPPGFTLKQSRRYGSTAISLITWKTKA; encoded by the coding sequence ATGAGCATCCGTCTGTCGGGCGGCCGATCGCTGCAGACCCCTGCTGGTCTGACCACGCGACCCACACCGGCTCGAGTCCGCAATGCCGTGTTCAACATCTGGCAACTCCACGTTCCTAACTGTCGTTGGCTTGACCTGTGCACGGGCAGCGGGGCCATGGGGGGCGAAGCCCTATTACGGGGCGCCAGCGCTGTCTGGGGCATTGAGCAATCCCCGAAAGCTTGTCGCGCGATCGCCCACAACTGGCAAAAGCTGCAAGCTGATGACCAAGAGGTACGGCTGTTGAAGGGAGAGGTCTGCCGGATATTGGCCACCCTGATGGCTGCGCCCTTCGACCTGATCTACTTCGATCCTCCCTACGACAGCGATCTCTATGAGCCAGTTTTAGCTTTGTTGGCTGAGCGATCGCTCCTGAAGACTCAGGGAGAAATTGCGGTAGAACATCGTCCTGATCGGGCGATCGCCCTTCCCCCTGGGTTCACACTCAAACAATCTCGCCGCTATGGCAGTACCGCTATTAGCCTGATTACTTGGAAAACCAAAGCTTAA
- a CDS encoding ABC transporter ATP-binding protein, protein MAGVVFEEIEKRFPEQARSPQKGEVVVLNGINLEIADGEFMVVVGPSGCGKSTLLRLLAGLETPTRGLIKVGDRRVDRLPAKARDIAMVFQSYALYPHLSVYDNLAFGLRRQGDRPWWQQQLALATRSLPKSLQYEPEQEARIKRRVREVATMLQLDTLLDRQPKQLSGGQKQRVALGRAIARNPQVFLMDEPLSNLDAKLRAETRAQIVSLQRQLGVTTLYVTHDQTEAMTMGDRIAVLNRGHLQQVASPLEIYERPANRFVAQFIGSPPMNLIPVTVRAPLQLTTENFRCTLPEAWEPVLRLYDGQTVELGIRPEHLEVGAAASKNLLITVTGVEALGSDTFIAGELKESGVAVQARLAPQQRWQMGDSLWLTFKPDQVHLFDLETGKAIRPS, encoded by the coding sequence GTGGCTGGCGTTGTTTTTGAAGAGATCGAGAAGCGTTTTCCAGAACAGGCCCGATCGCCCCAGAAAGGCGAGGTCGTGGTTCTGAATGGCATCAATCTCGAAATCGCCGACGGCGAGTTTATGGTCGTGGTCGGTCCTTCGGGCTGTGGCAAAAGTACGCTGCTGCGCTTACTGGCCGGGCTAGAAACGCCGACTCGTGGCCTGATTAAAGTGGGCGATCGCCGGGTGGATCGACTGCCTGCCAAGGCTCGCGATATTGCCATGGTCTTCCAGAGCTACGCGCTCTATCCGCACCTCAGCGTCTACGACAACTTGGCTTTTGGACTGCGGCGGCAGGGCGATCGCCCTTGGTGGCAACAGCAACTGGCTCTCGCGACGCGATCGCTGCCGAAATCCTTGCAGTATGAACCGGAGCAAGAAGCTCGGATCAAGCGACGGGTGCGGGAAGTGGCAACGATGCTGCAACTCGATACCTTGCTCGATCGCCAGCCCAAACAACTCTCGGGTGGCCAGAAACAACGGGTGGCCTTGGGACGTGCGATCGCTCGCAACCCCCAAGTTTTCTTAATGGATGAGCCGCTCTCCAACCTCGATGCCAAGTTGCGGGCAGAAACCCGGGCCCAGATTGTCTCGCTGCAACGACAACTGGGTGTGACGACGCTCTACGTCACCCACGATCAGACGGAAGCAATGACCATGGGCGATCGCATTGCGGTGCTCAACCGTGGCCATCTGCAGCAGGTGGCTTCACCGCTTGAGATCTATGAGCGACCCGCCAACCGCTTTGTGGCGCAATTCATTGGGTCGCCTCCAATGAACTTAATTCCAGTAACTGTACGGGCACCCCTGCAGCTCACGACCGAAAACTTCCGCTGTACCCTGCCGGAAGCTTGGGAACCGGTGCTGCGCCTCTACGATGGCCAAACAGTGGAGCTAGGGATTCGCCCAGAGCATCTTGAAGTTGGAGCGGCTGCTTCGAAGAACCTGCTGATTACTGTGACGGGCGTCGAAGCCCTCGGTAGCGATACCTTCATTGCCGGCGAACTGAAGGAGAGTGGCGTCGCGGTCCAGGCCCGCCTAGCGCCTCAACAACGCTGGCAGATGGGCGATAGCCTCTGGCTGACCTTTAAGCCTGATCAGGTGCATCTGTTTGATTTAGAAACTGGAAAAGCAATTCGTCCTAGCTAG
- a CDS encoding inositol monophosphatase family protein: MTLLPVCPELHAALTAVQSAAQLCQTVRRDRQATALCKPDQSPVTVADYGAQALIAAHLSETFPADPLVGEEDASLLAADVLDQITDYVRLQRPQASPDTVAAWIQRGKGQPGDRFWTLDPIDGTKGYVRGDQYAIALALIVEGQVEVAAIAAPALDGPDGALFAAVRGQGAWQIQGDRVIPLQVSDRQATAALRLESVEREHGHPAWQDAIATRAGLVTPARAVDSLVKYALIARGEADLYLRLVNPESDRRENIWDHAAGVLLLQEAGGCVSDQTGRSLDFGAGSKLFNNQGIAASNAACHAAVLAALRAQTPLLELV; encoded by the coding sequence GTGACCCTGCTTCCTGTCTGTCCTGAACTCCACGCAGCCCTGACTGCGGTGCAATCAGCTGCCCAACTCTGCCAAACCGTGCGTCGCGATCGCCAAGCCACGGCTCTGTGCAAACCGGATCAAAGTCCGGTGACCGTAGCGGACTATGGTGCTCAAGCCCTGATTGCTGCGCATTTGAGTGAAACCTTTCCAGCCGATCCGCTGGTCGGTGAAGAGGATGCCAGTCTTTTGGCAGCTGATGTGCTGGATCAGATTACCGACTATGTCCGGCTGCAGCGACCACAAGCCTCACCTGATACCGTAGCGGCTTGGATTCAGCGGGGTAAAGGTCAACCCGGCGATCGCTTTTGGACTCTTGACCCAATTGATGGCACCAAAGGCTACGTGCGAGGCGACCAATACGCGATCGCGCTGGCTCTGATCGTTGAAGGCCAGGTAGAAGTGGCAGCGATTGCAGCACCCGCCCTTGATGGTCCGGATGGTGCGCTCTTTGCAGCGGTGCGGGGACAAGGCGCTTGGCAAATTCAGGGCGATCGCGTCATTCCCCTTCAAGTCAGCGATCGCCAAGCTACCGCTGCCCTCCGACTCGAAAGCGTGGAACGGGAGCATGGCCATCCCGCTTGGCAGGATGCGATCGCCACTCGGGCGGGATTAGTCACCCCGGCTCGGGCTGTCGATAGCTTGGTCAAATATGCGTTGATTGCCCGCGGCGAAGCGGACCTTTACTTACGGCTGGTCAATCCCGAGAGCGATCGCCGCGAGAACATTTGGGACCATGCAGCGGGCGTTCTCTTGCTACAGGAAGCGGGTGGCTGCGTCAGTGACCAAACCGGGCGATCGCTGGACTTTGGTGCTGGCAGTAAGCTCTTCAACAACCAAGGCATTGCTGCCAGTAATGCTGCCTGTCATGCTGCAGTTCTAGCGGCACTGCGGGCTCAAACCCCGCTCTTAGAACTGGTTTAA
- a CDS encoding 16S rRNA (cytosine(967)-C(5))-methyltransferase, whose protein sequence is MPRPSRGNARWVAFQTLTTIRDGAFADLALDRHLQRSGLAGADRRLVTELVYGCVRRQRTLDVLIDLLAQRPAAQQPPVLRTVLQLGLYQLRYLEQIPTAAAVAETVQLAKQLGLGGLAGAVNAILRQYLRQSEERDPLPLPSNPVTALAIHQSFPDWLVQFWSDRLGLDEAEFLCHWFNQPPSIDLRINPLRCERSQVQAALEAVAIRSTPDPQLPQALRLIDPPGPIRQLPGFDEGWWMVQDSSAQLIAHLVDPQPGETVLDVCAAPGGKSTHLAELIGDRGQVIACDPSAKRLRKVQENAQRLQLKSITTRAIDGRQLHGIQADRVLVDAPCSGLGTLHRHADGRWRQSPESVAELAQLQAEILEAAATCLKPNGILVYATCTLHPAENEAVIEQFLQRHSDWQLAPLPEESPFQAWAEANGTLRIWPHRHDRDGFFGARLQRSPLSA, encoded by the coding sequence CTGCCGCGTCCCAGTCGGGGCAATGCCCGTTGGGTAGCGTTTCAAACCCTGACGACAATTCGTGACGGAGCGTTTGCGGATCTTGCCCTCGATCGCCATCTACAGCGATCGGGCTTGGCTGGAGCCGATCGCCGGCTGGTGACGGAATTGGTCTACGGCTGTGTGCGACGCCAGCGCACCTTGGATGTCCTGATCGATCTGCTGGCCCAACGACCTGCAGCCCAGCAACCTCCGGTGTTGCGAACAGTGTTGCAACTGGGGCTATACCAACTGCGTTATCTCGAACAGATTCCAACAGCAGCTGCCGTAGCGGAAACTGTGCAGCTCGCCAAACAACTGGGATTAGGGGGGTTGGCTGGGGCCGTCAACGCGATTTTGCGCCAATATCTCCGCCAGTCTGAAGAGCGCGATCCACTGCCGCTACCGAGCAATCCAGTCACAGCCTTGGCTATCCACCAAAGCTTTCCCGACTGGCTCGTGCAGTTCTGGAGCGATCGCCTGGGCTTGGACGAAGCCGAATTTCTCTGTCACTGGTTCAATCAGCCACCCAGCATCGACCTGCGGATCAATCCCCTGCGCTGTGAGCGATCGCAGGTGCAAGCAGCACTGGAAGCCGTGGCCATTCGCAGTACCCCCGATCCACAACTGCCCCAAGCCCTGCGACTGATCGATCCGCCCGGCCCGATTCGACAGCTCCCGGGCTTTGACGAAGGCTGGTGGATGGTCCAAGACAGCAGTGCCCAGTTGATTGCTCACCTCGTCGATCCGCAGCCGGGTGAAACCGTGTTGGATGTCTGCGCTGCGCCAGGGGGTAAATCCACTCATTTGGCCGAATTGATAGGCGATCGCGGTCAGGTAATTGCCTGCGATCCATCCGCCAAGCGCCTGCGTAAGGTGCAAGAAAATGCCCAGCGCTTGCAGTTGAAGAGCATCACCACCCGTGCGATCGACGGACGCCAGCTGCATGGCATTCAGGCCGATCGCGTTTTAGTGGATGCTCCCTGTTCGGGCTTAGGCACGCTGCATCGCCATGCCGACGGTCGTTGGCGGCAGAGCCCTGAGAGCGTGGCGGAACTGGCGCAGTTGCAGGCAGAAATTCTCGAAGCTGCTGCCACTTGTCTAAAACCCAATGGGATTTTGGTCTACGCCACTTGCACCCTCCATCCAGCCGAGAATGAAGCTGTGATCGAGCAGTTTTTGCAGCGCCACTCCGATTGGCAACTAGCTCCCCTCCCTGAAGAGAGTCCTTTTCAAGCTTGGGCTGAAGCAAACGGCACCCTGCGCATCTGGCCCCATCGGCACGATCGCGATGGTTTCTTTGGGGCACGACTGCAGCGATCGCCGCTGAGCGCTTAG
- a CDS encoding DUF3370 domain-containing protein: MLFPFFPVPPAFVLPALTEGLTEQSLSQVPTDPNPAAEPLPGFTTNPPTTPPPRLRPLRPLRPNLAPNLPPALEPEISQPQEIRPLPGRLDSVPVFNSNNPEIVSGEGILLSTLPPEGMVNAEAHLGYAFEGRFDIFTHHISRAATPEQVRTMFQGVVLYNPSDRPVTVQVLNGATYLTRPDALFLPLESYLEDSRGSVFSGPGSRVVNEVLRGNRQGVLPESIVIPPRSPQLLLNLPIPVGPLTPSSNTRSLLMRLQSDGKVYAANVALYAPRDEQGNERAPSLEDYWTTLQTGSLVKPNDAIPTPPRSVFFVSRLIYGRVAGVAEGSVWRTTVTDPNSDKLTIAGPGRAIAYPISTLPRGTLGTEQVQSAPMLARYPFSAYLSHGNYGVEYDLTFPLFNGSDRSQAVAVVFHTPVKTDDGGILRFLREPPDRVFYRGTVRLQFENDRGREETRFVHIVQKRGQLGEPLIILNLKPQEMRKVRATLLYPADATPPQVFSIYTLDPVSAGQLQPVIRDRDLRRF, translated from the coding sequence ATGCTGTTTCCGTTTTTTCCTGTGCCGCCAGCGTTTGTCCTTCCCGCTTTAACTGAAGGGCTGACGGAACAATCCTTGAGTCAAGTTCCTACCGATCCGAATCCAGCAGCAGAACCGCTGCCAGGTTTTACAACCAATCCTCCCACCACTCCACCACCGCGTCTGCGACCACTGCGACCCCTCCGTCCTAATCTGGCGCCGAATTTGCCGCCAGCCCTAGAGCCTGAAATTAGCCAGCCCCAAGAGATTCGCCCCCTACCGGGTCGGCTCGATTCAGTGCCGGTTTTTAATAGCAACAATCCTGAGATTGTCTCTGGTGAGGGTATTTTGCTCTCGACCCTGCCGCCTGAGGGCATGGTCAATGCGGAGGCCCATCTCGGCTATGCCTTTGAGGGGCGCTTCGATATTTTCACGCACCACATTTCCCGAGCTGCAACCCCAGAGCAGGTGCGGACGATGTTTCAGGGGGTTGTGCTCTACAACCCTAGCGATCGCCCAGTCACGGTGCAGGTGTTGAACGGCGCAACCTATCTGACGCGACCCGATGCGCTGTTCTTGCCCCTTGAGTCTTATCTGGAAGATTCTCGAGGCAGTGTGTTTTCGGGTCCTGGGAGCCGCGTTGTCAACGAAGTCCTGCGAGGTAACCGTCAGGGAGTTTTGCCGGAGTCGATCGTCATTCCACCGCGATCGCCCCAACTGCTGCTCAATCTGCCGATTCCAGTTGGGCCGCTGACCCCCTCATCCAACACGCGATCGCTACTGATGCGCTTGCAGAGCGATGGCAAAGTCTATGCCGCGAATGTGGCACTGTATGCCCCTCGAGATGAACAGGGCAACGAGCGAGCACCCAGCCTTGAGGACTATTGGACAACCCTGCAGACTGGATCGCTCGTCAAGCCTAATGATGCGATTCCCACTCCACCACGATCGGTCTTTTTTGTCAGCCGTCTGATCTATGGTCGAGTGGCGGGAGTGGCCGAAGGCTCAGTCTGGCGCACCACCGTCACCGACCCAAACAGCGACAAACTCACTATTGCGGGACCGGGCCGAGCGATCGCCTATCCAATCAGCACGTTGCCGCGGGGCACACTGGGAACCGAACAGGTGCAAAGCGCACCGATGTTAGCGCGCTATCCCTTCTCGGCCTATCTCTCCCATGGCAATTACGGGGTCGAGTACGACCTGACCTTCCCGCTGTTTAATGGCAGCGATCGCAGTCAAGCCGTTGCTGTCGTCTTCCATACGCCTGTCAAAACGGATGACGGGGGCATCCTGCGCTTCCTGCGAGAGCCTCCCGATCGCGTCTTCTATCGGGGGACGGTCCGCCTACAGTTTGAGAACGATCGCGGTCGTGAGGAAACGCGCTTTGTTCACATCGTGCAGAAGCGTGGCCAGCTTGGGGAACCGCTGATTATTTTGAATTTGAAGCCCCAAGAGATGCGCAAGGTGCGAGCCACCCTGCTCTATCCAGCTGATGCAACACCGCCACAGGTCTTTTCGATCTACACCCTCGACCCAGTCTCTGCAGGCCAACTGCAGCCGGTCATTCGCGATCGCGACCTCCGACGCTTTTGA
- a CDS encoding MGMT family protein, producing MSTYDQIYAVVRQIPVGCVATYGQVATLAGLAGKPRVVGYALYRVAPSLTDTIPWHRVVNARGEVSMSALRHGSDYLQRHLLEAEGIEFDSQGRLSLHRYRWQPDSAASQSGQCPLGSVSNPDDNS from the coding sequence GTGAGTACCTACGATCAGATTTACGCAGTGGTTCGCCAAATTCCCGTTGGCTGCGTTGCCACCTACGGACAAGTCGCAACCTTGGCTGGACTAGCGGGAAAACCTCGGGTCGTCGGCTATGCCCTCTATCGGGTCGCGCCCAGTCTGACCGACACGATTCCCTGGCATCGGGTGGTCAATGCACGGGGAGAAGTATCCATGTCTGCGCTGCGGCATGGCAGTGATTATTTGCAGCGTCACCTGCTCGAAGCTGAAGGAATTGAATTTGACTCACAAGGACGCCTCAGTCTCCACCGCTACCGCTGGCAACCCGACTCTGCCGCGTCCCAGTCGGGGCAATGCCCGTTGGGTAGCGTTTCAAACCCTGACGACAATTCGTGA
- the obgE gene encoding GTPase ObgE — protein MQFIDHATICVKAGDGGDGIVAFRREKYVPAGGPSGGNGGRGGSVILVATEQLQTLLDFRYLRLFKAQDGERGGPKGMTGASADDLIIQVPCGTAVYDAETDECLGDLTSAGQILKVAQGGKGGLGNQHFLSNSNRAPEHALPGLPGEERQLRLELKLLAEVGLIGLPNAGKSTLISVLSAAKPKIADYPFTTLVPNLGVVRRETGDGTVFADIPGLIEGAHRGAGLGHDFLRHIERTRLLIHLVDLTAEDPIADWRTIQAELKAYGRGLSDRPQILALNKIDAVLDEDLSFWQAEFQALTTVPLLCISSADRRGLEALLRLVWQWLDELDAAAELSETRVLN, from the coding sequence ATGCAGTTCATTGATCACGCCACAATCTGCGTCAAAGCAGGCGATGGAGGCGATGGCATTGTGGCATTCCGCCGAGAAAAATATGTGCCGGCTGGCGGCCCCTCCGGTGGCAACGGTGGGCGCGGGGGTTCCGTCATTTTGGTTGCGACGGAGCAACTGCAAACCCTGCTCGATTTTCGCTATCTCCGCCTCTTCAAAGCTCAGGATGGGGAGCGGGGTGGCCCCAAGGGAATGACCGGTGCCAGCGCTGATGATCTGATCATTCAAGTGCCCTGTGGCACGGCGGTTTATGACGCTGAAACCGATGAATGTCTCGGCGATCTCACCAGTGCAGGCCAAATCTTGAAGGTGGCGCAGGGCGGTAAGGGCGGCCTAGGCAACCAGCATTTTCTCAGCAACAGCAATCGCGCACCTGAACATGCTCTGCCCGGGCTGCCAGGAGAAGAGCGGCAGTTACGGCTGGAGCTGAAGCTACTGGCGGAAGTGGGACTGATTGGCCTGCCCAACGCAGGTAAGTCGACGCTGATCTCGGTCCTGTCTGCAGCCAAGCCCAAGATTGCTGACTATCCATTTACAACGCTGGTGCCCAACCTCGGAGTCGTGCGCCGAGAAACCGGCGATGGCACCGTTTTTGCGGACATTCCCGGCTTGATTGAAGGAGCCCATCGGGGCGCCGGTTTGGGTCACGATTTTCTCCGCCATATTGAGCGGACGCGCTTGCTGATCCACCTCGTTGACCTGACTGCAGAAGATCCGATCGCAGACTGGCGGACGATTCAGGCAGAACTCAAGGCTTACGGTCGCGGCTTGAGCGATCGCCCACAGATTCTGGCTCTCAATAAAATTGATGCCGTCCTCGATGAGGATCTCAGCTTCTGGCAAGCCGAATTTCAAGCACTGACGACGGTGCCGCTACTCTGCATTTCCAGTGCCGATCGCCGGGGTCTGGAGGCTTTGTTGCGCTTGGTCTGGCAGTGGCTGGATGAACTAGATGCGGCAGCAGAGCTCAGTGAAACGCGCGTCTTGAACTGA
- the hisH gene encoding imidazole glycerol phosphate synthase subunit HisH, which translates to MASTPQIAVVDYDMGNLHSACKGLEAAGANPIVTADPATILAADAVLLPGVGSFDPAMQHLRDRQLIEPLHQAATSGKPFLGICLGLQLLFESSAEGQEAGLGILSGRVERFRSEPGLVIPHMGWNQLQLQQPDCLLWQNLGSDPWFYFVHTYHVVPSDPAVTAATVQHGSQQVTAAIASDRLWAVQFHPEKSAKTGLQLLANFVAQVAASQLQPVA; encoded by the coding sequence ATGGCCTCCACTCCTCAAATTGCCGTGGTTGACTATGACATGGGCAACTTGCACTCTGCATGCAAAGGGTTAGAGGCAGCGGGTGCCAATCCCATTGTGACGGCTGATCCGGCAACGATTCTGGCGGCAGATGCAGTCCTACTGCCGGGTGTTGGATCGTTTGATCCAGCCATGCAGCACCTGCGCGATCGCCAGTTAATTGAGCCACTGCATCAAGCAGCGACAAGCGGCAAGCCTTTTCTAGGCATTTGTTTAGGTCTGCAACTACTGTTTGAGTCCAGTGCTGAAGGTCAAGAGGCTGGATTAGGCATTCTGTCGGGGCGAGTGGAGCGGTTTCGGAGTGAGCCTGGCTTAGTGATTCCCCATATGGGTTGGAATCAACTCCAGCTCCAACAGCCTGATTGTCTACTCTGGCAAAATCTGGGTTCAGATCCCTGGTTCTACTTTGTCCACACCTACCACGTGGTTCCCAGCGATCCAGCTGTGACTGCAGCGACCGTACAGCATGGATCTCAACAGGTAACGGCTGCGATCGCCAGCGATCGCCTCTGGGCGGTGCAGTTTCACCCGGAAAAATCCGCGAAGACGGGCTTACAGCTCTTGGCAAACTTCGTGGCACAAGTGGCGGCTAGCCAGCTCCAACCAGTGGCATGA
- the purN gene encoding phosphoribosylglycinamide formyltransferase produces the protein MSSLIVPDRSPTESSTSIALGVLASGNGSNFEALAQAIAAGQLQAEIRLLIYNNPEAYVRQRAERLGIPALLLDHRQFASREDLDAAIITAFRDRGVEWIAMAGWMRLVTETLIQAFPERIINIHPSLLPSFKGIRAVEQAIAAKVRISGCTAHLVTLDVDSGPILVQAAVPVLPDDTVDSLQQRIQVEEHKILPLAIALAAARSPLPV, from the coding sequence ATGTCGAGTCTCATCGTGCCCGATCGCTCTCCTACTGAGTCCTCAACCTCGATCGCCTTGGGGGTGTTGGCCTCTGGCAATGGCAGCAATTTTGAAGCCTTGGCACAGGCGATCGCGGCAGGTCAGCTGCAGGCTGAGATTCGGCTGCTGATTTACAACAATCCTGAAGCTTACGTGCGCCAACGAGCCGAGCGGTTGGGAATTCCAGCGCTGCTCTTGGATCACCGTCAGTTTGCCAGTCGAGAAGATTTGGATGCGGCAATCATTACAGCATTCCGCGATCGCGGGGTCGAGTGGATCGCCATGGCGGGCTGGATGCGCCTTGTCACCGAAACACTGATTCAGGCCTTTCCGGAGCGAATCATCAACATCCATCCCAGCTTGCTGCCCAGCTTCAAGGGCATTCGGGCGGTGGAGCAGGCGATCGCGGCCAAGGTGCGGATTAGTGGCTGTACTGCCCACTTAGTCACTCTCGATGTAGACAGCGGCCCGATTTTGGTGCAAGCGGCTGTGCCTGTCTTACCAGACGATACGGTGGACAGTCTCCAGCAGCGGATCCAAGTGGAAGAGCATAAGATCCTGCCGCTGGCGATCGCCCTTGCTGCTGCGCGATCGCCCCTGCCTGTTTAG
- the cobO gene encoding cob(I)yrinic acid a,c-diamide adenosyltransferase, whose translation MTDLDQTAIALNEVAGLSDEQHRAKMLRRKQVQEQRLASRDREKGLVIVHTGDGKGKTTAALGMVLRSLGHGYRVAIVQFIKGAWEPAEKAAFSVWGDRLEFHAMGDGFTWETQDRQRDIQSAQTAWQTALSYIRNPDFRLVLLDEVNVALKLGYLAPEQILAGLTEKPDDSHVILTGRGAPAAIVEVADLVTEMKLVKHPFREQGVKAQAGIEF comes from the coding sequence ATGACCGATTTAGATCAAACTGCGATCGCGCTCAATGAGGTTGCTGGCCTGAGTGATGAGCAGCATCGTGCCAAAATGCTGCGCCGCAAACAGGTGCAAGAACAGCGTTTGGCCAGCCGCGATCGCGAAAAAGGGCTGGTGATTGTCCACACCGGCGACGGCAAGGGCAAGACGACAGCCGCTCTGGGAATGGTGCTGCGGAGCCTCGGCCATGGCTATCGCGTCGCGATCGTGCAGTTCATCAAAGGCGCTTGGGAACCGGCAGAAAAAGCGGCTTTTTCAGTCTGGGGCGATCGCCTCGAATTTCATGCCATGGGCGACGGTTTCACTTGGGAAACCCAAGACCGGCAGCGAGATATTCAAAGTGCCCAAACGGCTTGGCAGACAGCCTTAAGCTACATCCGCAACCCTGATTTCCGTTTGGTGCTGCTGGATGAGGTCAACGTCGCCCTCAAACTGGGCTACCTAGCGCCCGAGCAAATTCTGGCAGGGCTGACCGAAAAGCCCGACGACAGCCATGTGATTCTGACGGGGCGCGGGGCGCCCGCCGCGATCGTGGAAGTGGCGGATTTGGTCACCGAGATGAAGCTGGTCAAGCACCCGTTCCGAGAGCAGGGTGTGAAAGCGCAAGCCGGTATCGAGTTTTAG